The following are encoded in a window of Streptomyces sp. SAT1 genomic DNA:
- a CDS encoding phosphotransferase family protein, translating into MSPDHPPGLDLDRLRDLLDRERPGLVRGPLTGRLIEGGRSNLTYTVSDGTGRWVVRRPPLGHVLATAHDMRREHRVISALRPTDVPVPGTVLLCEDEEVLGAPFYVMEFVEGTPYRTAGQLAPLGPERTRHAVLSLVDTLVALHAVDPAEVGLADFGRPEGFLDRQLRRWGKQLDASRDRDLPGIDELHAALGRELPVSPAPAVVHGDYRLDNALIGPDDRIRAVLDWEMSTLGDPLTDLGLLVMYCTPLGMPDSPVSTTAEAPGHPSPAELIERYAARSGRDVSAVSWYTAFAWFKLAVILEGIHYRYTLGRTVGGGFDRIGDLVPVFIQHGLTTLHDGPQGLQEG; encoded by the coding sequence ATGAGCCCCGACCACCCGCCCGGACTCGATCTCGACCGGCTGCGCGACCTGCTCGACCGCGAGCGCCCCGGCCTGGTGCGGGGCCCCCTGACCGGCCGGCTGATCGAGGGCGGCCGGTCCAACCTGACGTACACCGTCTCCGACGGCACCGGCCGCTGGGTCGTACGGCGGCCGCCGCTCGGGCATGTGCTGGCCACCGCGCACGACATGAGGCGCGAGCACCGGGTGATCAGCGCGCTGCGGCCGACGGACGTACCGGTGCCGGGCACCGTGCTGCTGTGCGAGGACGAGGAGGTGCTGGGCGCGCCGTTCTATGTGATGGAGTTCGTCGAGGGCACCCCGTACCGCACGGCCGGCCAGCTCGCCCCGCTCGGCCCGGAGCGCACGCGCCACGCGGTGCTGTCCCTGGTCGACACGCTCGTCGCCCTGCACGCGGTCGACCCCGCCGAGGTGGGCCTCGCCGACTTCGGCCGGCCGGAGGGCTTCCTCGACCGGCAGCTGCGCCGCTGGGGCAAGCAGCTCGACGCCTCCCGCGACCGCGACCTGCCCGGCATCGACGAGCTGCACGCCGCCCTCGGGCGCGAGCTGCCCGTCTCCCCCGCGCCCGCCGTGGTGCACGGCGACTACCGCCTGGACAACGCGCTGATCGGGCCGGACGACCGGATCCGGGCCGTGCTCGACTGGGAGATGTCCACGCTCGGCGACCCGCTCACCGACCTGGGCCTGCTGGTCATGTACTGCACTCCGCTGGGCATGCCGGACTCGCCCGTGTCCACCACCGCCGAGGCGCCGGGCCACCCCTCGCCCGCCGAACTGATCGAGCGGTACGCCGCGCGCTCGGGGCGCGATGTGTCCGCCGTCTCCTGGTACACCGCGTTCGCCTGGTTCAAGCTCGCGGTGATCCTGGAGGGCATCCACTACCGGTACACGCTCGGGCGGACGGTCGGCGGCGGCTTCGACCGTATCGGCGACCTCGTCCCCGTCTTCATCCAGCACGGCCTGACCACGTTGCACGACGGCCCCCAGGGCCTCCAGGAGGGCTGA
- a CDS encoding acyl-CoA dehydrogenase family protein, which produces MDFAFDARTEELRARLLAFMDEYVYPAEETAHEQRARLASPWENPPVVEELKAEARRQGLWNLFLPDAEHGAGLTNLQYAPLAEITGRSPQLAPTATNCAAPDTGNMEVLAQFGDERQRKQWLQPLLAGEIRSAFAMTEPEVASSDATNITTHIERADDGSDEYVITGRKWYISGAMHPDCKIFIVMGKTDPDGADVRRQQSMVLVPRDTPGVTVRRAMRVFGYEDHYHGGHAEVVFDHARVPVSNLIGEEGGGFAIAQARLGPGRIHHCMRLIGMAERAIELMCRRAVSRTAFGKALAQQGVVQNWIADARVQVEQLRLLVLKTAWLMDTVGNKGAHTEIQAIKIATPRAVVGILDRAIQLYGAGGVSQDFPLAELYAGARTLMLADGPDEVHQRSLARRELKQYL; this is translated from the coding sequence ATGGACTTCGCGTTCGACGCGCGCACCGAGGAACTGCGCGCCCGGCTCCTCGCCTTCATGGACGAGTACGTGTACCCGGCCGAGGAGACCGCGCACGAGCAGCGCGCCCGCCTCGCCTCGCCCTGGGAGAACCCCCCGGTGGTGGAGGAGCTGAAGGCCGAGGCACGGCGGCAGGGCCTGTGGAACCTGTTCCTGCCGGACGCCGAGCACGGCGCCGGTCTGACCAACCTCCAGTACGCCCCGCTGGCCGAGATCACCGGCCGCTCCCCGCAGCTGGCGCCCACCGCGACCAACTGCGCCGCGCCGGACACGGGCAACATGGAGGTGCTCGCGCAGTTCGGCGACGAACGGCAGCGGAAGCAGTGGCTCCAGCCGCTGCTGGCGGGCGAGATCCGCTCGGCGTTCGCGATGACCGAGCCGGAGGTGGCCTCCTCGGACGCCACCAACATCACCACGCACATCGAGCGGGCGGACGACGGCTCGGACGAGTACGTGATCACCGGCCGCAAGTGGTACATCTCCGGGGCGATGCACCCCGACTGCAAGATCTTCATCGTGATGGGCAAGACGGACCCGGACGGCGCGGACGTGCGCCGCCAGCAGTCCATGGTGCTGGTGCCGCGCGACACACCGGGCGTCACCGTGCGGCGGGCCATGCGGGTCTTCGGGTACGAGGACCACTACCACGGCGGGCACGCCGAGGTGGTCTTCGACCACGCGCGCGTCCCGGTGTCGAACCTCATCGGCGAGGAGGGCGGCGGCTTCGCCATCGCCCAGGCCCGGCTGGGTCCGGGCCGGATCCACCACTGCATGCGGCTGATCGGCATGGCCGAGCGCGCCATCGAGCTGATGTGCCGCCGGGCGGTCTCCCGTACGGCGTTCGGCAAGGCGCTGGCCCAGCAGGGCGTGGTGCAGAACTGGATCGCTGACGCCCGTGTCCAGGTCGAGCAGTTGCGGCTGCTGGTGCTGAAGACGGCCTGGCTGATGGACACGGTCGGCAACAAGGGCGCCCACACCGAGATCCAGGCCATCAAGATCGCCACCCCGCGCGCGGTGGTCGGCATCCTGGACCGGGCGATCCAGCTCTACGGCGCGGGCGGGGTCAGCCAGGACTTCCCGCTGGCCGAGCTGTACGCGGGCGCGCGCACCCTGATGCTCGCCGACGGCCCCGACGAGGTGCACCAGCGCTCGCTGGCGCGGCGGGAGCTGAAGCAGTACCTGTAG
- a CDS encoding DUF6343 family protein, whose product MSQNDPERRREPVPRSRSGAFGRRYPRTGTEPMTAQSPLGLRLLLSGVFLPLFAGAAAFFAVWAAQAVPGENPGRGPLVIAAAVCAVLALLAAADVAVVVRRLRRERGAVPSGR is encoded by the coding sequence ATGAGCCAGAACGACCCGGAACGCAGGAGGGAGCCGGTCCCGCGGTCGCGCTCCGGCGCGTTCGGCCGCAGATACCCCCGGACCGGCACCGAGCCGATGACCGCCCAGAGCCCCCTGGGACTGCGGCTGCTCCTGTCGGGGGTCTTCCTGCCGCTGTTCGCCGGGGCCGCCGCCTTCTTCGCCGTGTGGGCGGCGCAGGCCGTGCCGGGCGAGAACCCGGGCCGCGGCCCCCTCGTCATCGCCGCCGCCGTCTGCGCGGTGCTCGCGCTGCTGGCCGCGGCCGACGTGGCGGTCGTCGTCCGGCGGCTGCGGCGCGAGCGGGGCGCGGTGCCGTCCGGGCGCTGA
- a CDS encoding TetR/AcrR family transcriptional regulator translates to MSPSAAAPSARQTELLEAAYRYVLAHGLADLSLRPLATAVGSSPRVLLFLFGSKDGLVRALLARARADELAILDPLRGPGEPIGLPAATERVWAWLAAAGHRPLLRLWAEAYARSLVEPDGPWAGFARATVEDWLAVLAACQPPAERDTGSGAIRRTLALAVLRGVLLDLLATDDEPRASAAVRHHLALLDG, encoded by the coding sequence ATGTCCCCGTCAGCGGCAGCCCCCTCCGCACGCCAGACCGAACTGCTGGAGGCCGCCTACCGGTACGTCCTCGCGCACGGTCTGGCCGACCTGTCGCTGCGCCCGCTGGCCACGGCCGTCGGTTCCAGCCCCCGGGTCCTGCTGTTCCTCTTCGGCAGCAAGGACGGTCTCGTACGGGCCCTGCTGGCGCGTGCCCGCGCGGACGAACTGGCGATCCTGGATCCTCTGCGCGGCCCCGGCGAGCCCATCGGCCTGCCCGCGGCCACCGAGCGGGTCTGGGCCTGGCTCGCCGCCGCCGGGCACCGCCCGCTGCTGCGGCTGTGGGCGGAGGCGTACGCCCGCTCCCTGGTCGAGCCGGACGGGCCGTGGGCCGGGTTCGCCCGTGCCACCGTCGAGGACTGGCTCGCGGTGCTCGCCGCCTGCCAGCCGCCCGCCGAGCGGGACACCGGGTCCGGCGCCATCCGCAGGACCCTGGCGCTCGCGGTGCTCCGCGGCGTCCTGCTCGATCTCCTCGCCACCGACGACGAGCCCCGTGCGAGCGCCGCCGTCCGCCACCACCTGGCCCTGCTCGACGGCTGA
- a CDS encoding GNAT family N-acetyltransferase, which yields MSEQRGEAVIARPEDRPRITVRRADRPGDLGWTVMAHGEVYARQFGWNTDFEALVAGIVAAYAAGHDPDREAGWIAEAGGERVGCVFLVAGDTPEVARLRILLVTEAARGLGAGGRLVGTCLEFAREAGYRRVTLWTNDVLESARRIYQGYGFTLADEEPHHSFGRDLVGQNWTLDLAPDPRTAPPGTR from the coding sequence ATGTCGGAGCAGCGCGGAGAGGCCGTGATCGCGCGGCCCGAGGACCGGCCGCGGATCACCGTGCGGCGCGCCGACCGTCCCGGCGACCTGGGCTGGACGGTGATGGCCCACGGCGAGGTCTACGCCCGGCAGTTCGGCTGGAACACCGACTTCGAGGCCCTGGTCGCCGGGATCGTCGCCGCGTACGCGGCGGGGCACGACCCGGACCGGGAGGCGGGCTGGATCGCCGAGGCCGGCGGGGAGCGCGTGGGCTGCGTCTTCCTGGTCGCCGGTGACACACCGGAGGTGGCGCGGCTGCGCATCCTGCTCGTCACCGAGGCGGCCCGGGGGCTGGGCGCGGGCGGCCGCCTGGTCGGGACCTGTCTGGAGTTCGCCCGCGAGGCCGGCTACCGGCGGGTCACGCTGTGGACCAACGACGTGCTGGAGTCCGCGCGCCGGATCTACCAGGGGTACGGTTTCACGCTCGCCGACGAGGAGCCCCATCACAGCTTCGGCCGGGACCTCGTCGGGCAGAACTGGACGCTCGACCTGGCCCCGGACCCGCGCACGGCCCCTCCGGGCACACGGTAG
- the crcB gene encoding fluoride efflux transporter CrcB translates to MEEARPQVLGEPIDPDVELHGPTPRREPFAGQGPFVAVVAAGGAIGATARYGAGLLWPTADGAFPLTTFLVNVIGCGVIGVFMVLITDVWSAHRLVRPFFGTGVLGGFTTFSTYAVDIQRLVDQGRAATGLVYLAVTMLAALASVWTTANLTRRVIEWRTR, encoded by the coding sequence ATGGAAGAGGCCCGACCTCAGGTGCTCGGCGAACCCATCGACCCCGATGTCGAACTGCACGGGCCCACCCCGCGGCGCGAGCCGTTCGCCGGGCAGGGGCCCTTCGTGGCGGTGGTCGCGGCGGGCGGCGCGATCGGCGCGACGGCCCGTTACGGCGCCGGGCTCCTGTGGCCCACGGCCGACGGCGCGTTTCCCCTGACGACGTTCCTGGTCAATGTGATCGGCTGCGGTGTCATCGGCGTCTTCATGGTGCTGATCACCGATGTGTGGTCCGCGCACCGGCTCGTCCGGCCGTTCTTCGGCACCGGTGTGCTGGGCGGCTTCACCACCTTCTCCACCTACGCGGTCGACATCCAGCGCCTCGTCGACCAGGGCCGCGCCGCCACGGGTCTCGTCTACCTGGCCGTGACCATGCTGGCGGCGCTGGCGTCGGTGTGGACCACGGCGAACCTGACCCGCCGGGTGATCGAGTGGAGGACGCGATGA
- the crcB gene encoding fluoride efflux transporter CrcB, translating into MNWLLVVLGAVVGAPMRYLTDRAVQSRHDTVFPWGTFTVNMVGCLTLGLITGAVLAGGASSQVQLLLGTGLCGALTTYSTLSYETLRLAEEGARFFAAANAVASIVGGLGAAFTGAALAQAIWA; encoded by the coding sequence GTGAACTGGCTTCTCGTGGTGCTCGGCGCCGTGGTCGGCGCCCCGATGCGCTATCTGACCGACCGCGCGGTGCAGTCCCGGCACGACACCGTGTTCCCCTGGGGCACCTTCACCGTCAACATGGTCGGCTGCCTCACCCTCGGCCTGATCACCGGCGCGGTCCTCGCGGGCGGTGCCTCCTCCCAGGTCCAGCTCCTGCTGGGCACCGGGCTGTGCGGGGCGCTCACCACCTATTCGACCCTGTCGTACGAGACCCTGCGGCTGGCGGAGGAGGGCGCGCGCTTCTTCGCCGCGGCCAACGCGGTCGCGAGCATCGTCGGCGGTCTCGGCGCGGCCTTCACCGGGGCGGCGCTCGCCCAGGCGATCTGGGCCTGA
- a CDS encoding glycoside hydrolase family 65 protein — protein sequence MQALSWAYDGYEPEHERLREALCTLGNGCFATRGALPECAADAVHYPGTYVAGCYNRLVSRVAGREAEHDEHIEHIEHIENEDMVNVPNWLPLRFRLAGGSWLTPDTATVLDHRQVLRLDAGLLERRTRYGLGPGRSLTVRQQRIVHMGDPHLAALRTEFTAEGFTADVEIEAAIDGGVTNAGVPRYRDLAGRHLTHVHTGTAAPDTVWLRCRTRTSDIRIGLATRLACDGPAAPVPGRHEHLRAVQELRLRLAPGRTVTVDKTAALHTSRDPAIGDPVHAAVDRVRAAPGFAALLEEHREVWEQLWRRADIDVPAEAGRILRLHLFHVLQTLSPHTADLDVGVPARGLHGEAYRGHVFWDELFVLPFLNLRFPEVSRGLLRYRHRRLGPACAAARAVGRRGAMYPWQSGSDGREETQRLHLNPRSGRWLPDHSHLQRHVGSAVAYNVWQYVQATGDTDFLHTEGAEMLLQVARFWADSATWDARLGRHRILGVMGPDEYHDAYPDADRPGLDDNAYTNVTAAWVLARALDTLRTLPEPRRRELLARLRVEDGEPERWEEVSRTLHVPFHDGVVSQFEGYADLAELDWAGYRRRYGDIRRLDRILEAEGDTVNRYKASKQADALMLGYLFAPAELRSLFGRLGHRLDEDLWTRTVDHYLARTSHGSTLSGLVHGWILARARRADAWGFVREALRGDIADVQGGTTGEGIHLGAMAGTLDLVQRGLTGLETREDALWLDPVPLPELSSYGVTLRYRGHWGVRLRMEHGRMEIAVPRSVCAPIDVRLPGRALGIEPGETCRILLTDDDH from the coding sequence ATGCAGGCGCTGAGCTGGGCCTACGACGGCTACGAACCGGAGCACGAGCGCCTGAGGGAGGCGCTGTGCACCCTCGGCAACGGCTGCTTCGCCACCCGCGGGGCGCTCCCGGAGTGCGCCGCGGACGCCGTGCACTACCCGGGCACCTATGTGGCCGGGTGCTACAACCGGCTCGTCTCCAGGGTGGCGGGCCGCGAGGCCGAGCACGACGAGCACATCGAGCACATCGAGCACATCGAGAACGAGGACATGGTCAACGTCCCCAACTGGCTGCCGCTGCGCTTCCGCCTCGCGGGCGGCTCCTGGCTGACCCCGGACACCGCGACGGTCCTCGACCACCGGCAGGTCCTCCGTCTCGACGCCGGACTGCTCGAACGCCGTACCCGGTACGGGCTCGGCCCCGGGCGCTCGCTGACCGTGCGCCAGCAGCGCATCGTGCACATGGGGGACCCGCATCTCGCCGCGCTGCGCACCGAGTTCACCGCCGAGGGGTTCACGGCGGACGTCGAGATCGAGGCGGCGATCGACGGCGGCGTCACCAACGCGGGCGTACCCCGCTACCGGGACCTGGCCGGGCGGCACCTCACCCATGTGCACACCGGCACGGCGGCGCCTGACACCGTCTGGCTGCGCTGCCGCACCCGTACCTCCGACATCCGTATCGGCCTGGCGACCCGGCTGGCCTGCGACGGGCCCGCCGCTCCGGTGCCCGGCCGGCACGAGCACCTGCGCGCGGTGCAGGAACTGCGGCTGCGGCTGGCGCCCGGCCGGACCGTCACCGTCGACAAGACCGCCGCGCTGCACACCTCCCGTGACCCGGCCATCGGCGACCCGGTGCACGCCGCCGTCGACCGGGTGCGCGCGGCGCCCGGCTTCGCCGCGCTGCTGGAGGAACACCGTGAGGTCTGGGAGCAGTTGTGGCGGCGCGCCGACATCGACGTGCCCGCAGAGGCCGGACGCATCCTGCGCCTGCACCTCTTCCACGTTCTGCAGACCCTCTCCCCGCACACCGCCGACCTGGACGTCGGTGTGCCCGCCCGGGGGCTGCACGGCGAGGCCTACCGCGGCCATGTCTTCTGGGACGAACTGTTCGTGCTGCCCTTCCTGAACCTGCGCTTCCCCGAGGTCTCCCGGGGTCTGCTGCGCTACCGCCACCGGCGGCTCGGACCGGCCTGCGCGGCGGCGCGCGCGGTGGGCCGCCGCGGGGCGATGTACCCGTGGCAGAGCGGCAGCGACGGCCGGGAGGAGACCCAGCGCCTGCACCTCAACCCGCGTTCGGGGCGCTGGCTGCCCGACCACTCGCACCTCCAGCGGCATGTCGGCTCCGCCGTCGCCTACAACGTGTGGCAGTACGTCCAGGCCACCGGGGACACCGACTTCCTGCACACCGAGGGCGCCGAGATGCTGCTCCAGGTCGCCCGGTTCTGGGCGGACTCGGCCACCTGGGACGCCCGGCTGGGACGGCACCGCATCCTCGGCGTGATGGGCCCCGACGAGTACCACGACGCCTACCCGGACGCGGACCGGCCGGGCCTCGACGACAACGCCTACACCAATGTCACCGCCGCCTGGGTCCTCGCCCGCGCCCTGGACACCCTGCGCACCCTGCCCGAACCGCGCCGCCGCGAACTCCTCGCGCGTCTACGGGTGGAGGACGGCGAGCCCGAGCGGTGGGAGGAGGTGTCCCGCACCCTGCACGTGCCCTTCCACGACGGCGTCGTCAGCCAGTTCGAGGGGTACGCGGACCTCGCCGAACTCGACTGGGCCGGCTACCGCCGCCGCTACGGCGACATCCGCCGCCTGGACCGGATCCTGGAGGCCGAGGGCGACACCGTCAACCGCTACAAGGCGTCCAAGCAGGCCGACGCGCTGATGCTCGGCTACCTCTTCGCCCCCGCCGAACTGCGGTCCCTGTTCGGTCGGCTGGGGCACCGGCTCGACGAGGACCTGTGGACCCGCACCGTCGACCACTACCTCGCCCGCACCAGCCACGGATCCACCCTCAGCGGTCTGGTGCACGGCTGGATCCTGGCCCGCGCCCGCCGCGCCGACGCCTGGGGGTTCGTCCGCGAGGCGCTGCGCGGCGACATCGCCGATGTGCAGGGCGGCACCACCGGCGAGGGTATCCACCTGGGCGCCATGGCGGGCACCCTGGACCTCGTGCAGCGCGGACTGACCGGCCTGGAGACCCGCGAGGACGCGCTGTGGCTCGATCCGGTCCCGCTGCCCGAGCTGTCCTCCTACGGCGTCACCCTGCGCTACCGGGGCCACTGGGGCGTACGGCTGCGGATGGAGCACGGCCGCATGGAGATCGCCGTGCCCCGCTCCGTCTGCGCCCCGATCGACGTACGCCTGCCCGGCCGCGCCCTCGGCATCGAACCGGGCGAGACCTGCCGCATCCTCCTGACCGACGACGACCACTGA
- a CDS encoding DUF2945 domain-containing protein produces the protein MAKEFTVGDHVRWNSEAGYVEGVIVKKHTHDVEFKGRTRRCSKDDPQYEIKSDRTEHTAMHKGGALTRL, from the coding sequence ATGGCAAAGGAATTCACGGTCGGGGACCATGTCCGGTGGAATTCTGAGGCCGGATACGTGGAGGGTGTCATCGTGAAGAAGCACACCCACGACGTCGAATTCAAGGGCCGTACACGCCGCTGCTCGAAGGACGATCCCCAGTACGAGATCAAGAGCGACAGGACCGAGCACACGGCGATGCACAAGGGAGGGGCGCTGACCAGGCTGTAG
- a CDS encoding DUF1345 domain-containing protein encodes MSRRFPLFFSAIPRLVCAVVAGVLIGAAVAMPTDAPLGVLAGITATETLFVVTGWIVLWPMDAEETHVHARREDLRPVAEELVVVAAAVCGLAGIAVLLLGNSDPVHAATALGGVFMAWAALHLMYATRDAFLYYPESTRGIDFNSPEPPAYRDFFYFSYNLGMTYQVSDTGVSSPAIRAMVLRHCLLSYVFGTSILATAINLVAGIVTR; translated from the coding sequence ATGAGCAGACGGTTTCCGCTCTTCTTCTCCGCGATCCCGCGTCTCGTCTGCGCGGTGGTCGCCGGAGTGCTGATCGGGGCGGCGGTCGCCATGCCGACGGACGCACCGCTCGGTGTCCTGGCGGGAATCACCGCGACGGAGACGCTCTTCGTGGTGACCGGGTGGATCGTGCTGTGGCCCATGGACGCCGAGGAGACCCATGTGCACGCACGGCGCGAGGATCTGCGTCCGGTCGCCGAGGAACTCGTCGTGGTCGCGGCGGCCGTGTGCGGTCTGGCGGGTATCGCGGTGCTGCTGCTCGGCAATTCCGATCCCGTGCACGCCGCGACGGCGCTCGGCGGTGTGTTCATGGCCTGGGCCGCGCTGCACCTCATGTACGCCACCCGTGACGCGTTCCTCTATTATCCCGAGTCCACCCGGGGGATCGACTTCAATTCCCCGGAGCCACCGGCGTACCGGGATTTCTTCTATTTCAGCTACAACCTCGGCATGACCTACCAGGTCTCCGACACCGGAGTGTCGAGTCCGGCGATCCGGGCCATGGTGCTGCGCCACTGCCTGCTGTCGTACGTCTTCGGCACCAGCATTCTCGCCACGGCGATCAACCTCGTCGCGGGCATCGTCACCCGCTGA
- a CDS encoding S41 family peptidase, whose protein sequence is MRRGRSPRVPVCAGLLVVVMAATACTGGGARDSADGDMAPAARTYLSKALDIMEEHSLRRRQVDWTALRRSTFAQAHGARGPADTYEAIEVALSRLGDRHSQFWDPAQAKAQLDPSATPAEPPRNRSLGHGVGYLALPGVDGAQKTYDTYVRQGRDAVARTDRAGACGWVVDLRGSTGGGMWPVLAVAGPVLGDGTVGAFVDADGKKSVWSVKDGTPYQDGTSAGWGAAKPLAQATPPVAVLTGGATRSAGEAVVIAFHGRPHTRFFGEPTQGLPTGNASYPLPDGALLLLTGAREADRTGRVYDGPIPPDEEVVKDPRPAARDRDDPLDAARAWLLAQEGCRRS, encoded by the coding sequence ATGAGGCGAGGACGTTCACCGCGCGTACCGGTGTGCGCCGGGCTGCTCGTGGTCGTCATGGCGGCGACGGCGTGCACCGGCGGCGGTGCGCGGGACTCGGCCGACGGTGACATGGCGCCCGCGGCGCGGACCTACCTGTCGAAGGCGCTGGACATCATGGAGGAGCACTCGCTGCGCCGTCGCCAGGTCGACTGGACCGCCCTGCGCCGCAGCACGTTCGCGCAGGCACACGGCGCGCGCGGACCGGCGGACACCTACGAGGCGATCGAGGTGGCGTTGAGCCGTCTGGGCGACCGGCACAGCCAGTTCTGGGATCCGGCGCAGGCCAAGGCCCAGCTGGACCCCTCCGCGACGCCCGCCGAGCCACCCCGGAACCGTTCGCTCGGGCACGGCGTCGGCTACCTCGCCCTGCCCGGCGTGGACGGCGCCCAGAAGACGTACGACACATATGTGCGACAGGGCCGCGACGCCGTGGCGAGGACGGACCGGGCGGGAGCCTGCGGCTGGGTGGTGGATCTGAGAGGGTCGACCGGCGGCGGGATGTGGCCGGTCCTCGCGGTCGCCGGGCCGGTCCTGGGCGACGGCACGGTGGGCGCCTTCGTGGACGCCGACGGGAAGAAGTCCGTGTGGTCGGTCAAGGACGGCACCCCCTACCAGGACGGCACATCGGCCGGCTGGGGCGCCGCGAAGCCCCTCGCCCAGGCCACGCCGCCGGTCGCGGTACTGACCGGAGGGGCGACGCGCAGCGCGGGCGAGGCGGTCGTGATCGCCTTCCACGGGCGCCCGCACACCCGCTTCTTCGGCGAACCGACCCAGGGCCTCCCGACGGGGAACGCGTCGTACCCCCTCCCCGACGGCGCGCTGCTCCTCCTCACCGGCGCCCGGGAGGCGGACCGGACCGGCCGCGTCTACGACGGGCCGATCCCGCCGGACGAGGAGGTCGTCAAGGACCCCCGCCCGGCGGCCCGCGACCGTGACGACCCCCTGGACGCGGCCCGCGCCTGGCTGCTCGCCCAGGAGGGCTGCCGCAGGTCATGA
- a CDS encoding MFS transporter, with the protein MRALLVRRDILLLVLARLIDMAGSNALWIALGVRVKELTGSDSAAGLTFFAFVLGTLGAPLCGAVVDRLRRAPLLIALNLFSMVLVLPLLLVHDRHGIWICYAVMVLYGLANGTSGSAMTALTQTLIPPEHLGDANGLLQTLLQGVRLVAPLLGAGVLSTFDLAPLVVGDAATFALAALLVALIRLRENGPRHPGPEEERQAAGARLTAGFRHIAGTPALRQFTVATMIAVIAFGFSQSVLFAVVDSGLHRPPAFVGVLGASQAAGAVVAGAGAAVLMRRAGEARTVVFGLVLSAAGFLLTAVPALPAVVPGTVLMGTGLPWIIAGGTTLLQRRTPARLTGRADAALGVLIGVPQTAAIAVGAALIALVDYRVMLVLMAVLTSVAACYLATRTAQPATGTPPNGPVTTSA; encoded by the coding sequence GTGCGAGCCCTGCTCGTCCGCCGTGACATCCTGCTGCTCGTGCTGGCCCGGCTGATCGACATGGCGGGGAGCAACGCCTTGTGGATCGCTCTCGGCGTCCGCGTCAAGGAGCTCACCGGCAGTGACTCGGCCGCCGGTCTGACCTTCTTCGCCTTCGTTCTAGGCACCCTGGGCGCACCTCTGTGCGGTGCTGTGGTGGACCGGTTGCGCCGCGCGCCGCTGCTGATCGCTCTGAACCTGTTCTCGATGGTGCTGGTGCTGCCGTTGCTGCTGGTGCACGATCGCCACGGCATCTGGATCTGCTACGCCGTCATGGTCTTGTACGGACTGGCCAACGGCACCTCCGGCTCGGCCATGACCGCGCTCACTCAGACGTTGATACCGCCCGAGCACCTGGGCGATGCCAATGGCCTTCTCCAGACGCTGCTCCAGGGAGTGCGACTGGTCGCGCCGCTCCTGGGCGCGGGTGTGCTGTCCACCTTCGATCTGGCGCCGCTGGTGGTGGGCGACGCCGCGACCTTCGCCCTCGCGGCCCTGCTGGTCGCTCTGATCCGCCTACGGGAGAACGGGCCGCGACACCCTGGGCCGGAGGAGGAACGGCAGGCAGCCGGGGCCCGTCTCACCGCCGGTTTCCGGCACATTGCGGGGACTCCTGCTCTGCGCCAGTTCACCGTCGCCACGATGATCGCGGTCATCGCCTTCGGGTTCTCGCAGTCGGTGCTCTTCGCGGTGGTCGACTCCGGACTGCACCGCCCGCCAGCCTTCGTCGGGGTGCTGGGGGCGTCGCAGGCCGCAGGCGCCGTGGTGGCCGGGGCAGGTGCCGCGGTGCTCATGCGGCGTGCGGGGGAAGCCCGGACGGTGGTCTTCGGTCTGGTCCTCTCTGCTGCGGGGTTCCTCCTGACCGCCGTCCCGGCTCTGCCTGCGGTCGTGCCCGGCACCGTGCTCATGGGGACGGGTCTGCCCTGGATCATCGCGGGCGGCACCACCCTCCTCCAACGGCGCACGCCCGCCCGCCTGACGGGGCGGGCCGACGCGGCGCTGGGTGTGCTGATCGGTGTGCCGCAGACCGCGGCGATCGCCGTCGGAGCCGCACTCATCGCGCTCGTTGACTACCGCGTCATGCTCGTCCTGATGGCGGTGCTCACATCGGTCGCGGCGTGCTACCTGGCCACCCGTACCGCTCAGCCGGCGACTGGAACTCCACCTAACGGCCCCGTGACGACGAGTGCCTGA